Proteins encoded together in one Etheostoma cragini isolate CJK2018 chromosome 11, CSU_Ecrag_1.0, whole genome shotgun sequence window:
- the LOC117953421 gene encoding CD209 antigen-like protein A, which produces MFGCACYLLSTESGSWEEGRGDCSKKGAHLVVIDSFEEQKFLSNFTKNATYAWIGLTDEAEEGTWKWINEAPLSLKYWQESQPDNGGGHGNLGEEDCAHIKMTEGKSSQNWNDLLCSNSLRWICEKIL; this is translated from the exons ATGTTCGGTTGTGCCTGTTATCTTCTCTCCACTGAGTCTGGTTCCTGGGAGGAAGGCAGAGGTGACTGCAGCAAGAAAGGAGCACATCTGGTGGTGATAGACAGCTTCGAAGAGCAG aAGTTCCTCTCCAACTTTACCAAAAACGCAACGTATGCTTGGATTGGTTTGACTGACGAAGCCGAGGAGGGAACCTGGAAATGGATTAATGAAGCTCCGCTGTCTTTAAA GTACTGGCAGGAAAGTCAACCGGATAACGGTGGTGGACATGGCAATCTCGGGGAGGAGGACTGTGCCCATATCAAAATGACTGAAGGGAAGAGTTCCCAGAACTGGAATGATTTGCTTTGTAGTAACAGTCTGAGATGGATCTGTGAGAAAATACTTTAG